From Natronincola ferrireducens, the proteins below share one genomic window:
- a CDS encoding BlaI/MecI/CopY family transcriptional regulator, which produces MKNLGKLSETEMEVIQEIWKIKEPVTVAQLMDVFRSKDWKTSTLSTIMQRLINKGFLTKSMDGKVNFYYVTLTLDEYKKYESVEFLNRLYDGNIKNFIAAIVEDEGLSKNDIDELKDWFVEQAGEK; this is translated from the coding sequence ATGAAGAATTTGGGAAAGTTATCGGAAACAGAAATGGAAGTGATACAGGAAATATGGAAAATAAAAGAACCTGTAACTGTCGCACAGCTTATGGATGTTTTCAGAAGTAAAGACTGGAAAACTTCGACCTTGTCAACCATAATGCAACGCTTGATTAATAAAGGATTCTTAACAAAATCTATGGATGGGAAAGTAAATTTTTACTATGTTACTCTTACATTAGATGAGTACAAGAAATATGAGTCAGTGGAATTTTTAAATCGTCTATATGATGGAAATATTAAAAATTTTATAGCTGCTATTGTTGAAGATGAAGGTTTAAGTAAAAATGATATTGATGAGCTTAAAGATTGGTTTGTTGAACAGGCTGGTGAGAAATGA
- a CDS encoding M56 family metallopeptidase, with protein sequence MMSFVSSLIIASLVGAILWIIKNVFKPITQKLFSQTWHYYTSLIPIFFFLGGTKVINELIDLTSPILNNKSMGLIKQSKNLNPMDQLLTMMPQSEKIDEIMLWIILIWVTGMIIFLMLNIKKYVNFRYFILQNHRIYNTEHSNAQIIISSNATTPMVMGFFNPIVVLPDVQFKDRELIMILSHELVHIKRGDLLIKLVIMITKAVHWFNPVIYHLSKQINNYCELSCDEKVVKKMDAESRRGYGQMILSVLDYGVKKRTNIGDNYVIKFCSNKNNVKRRLLNIMNGKKMKKSMITLSIFVSVLLIGIGAYVAYAYESQVPETSKFHKEDYDDSDVKVMESNQSNEFSLEVDVPYPMKYQDPYADPPLDIDIEPGKQTLTGDEAEAYLKFRKPN encoded by the coding sequence ATGATGAGCTTTGTATCTTCTCTAATTATTGCTTCTTTGGTAGGGGCAATTCTTTGGATTATCAAAAATGTTTTCAAACCAATCACACAAAAACTATTTTCACAGACTTGGCATTATTACACAAGTTTAATACCTATATTTTTCTTTCTCGGGGGTACTAAAGTTATCAATGAACTGATAGATTTGACAAGTCCTATACTTAATAACAAAAGTATGGGTTTGATAAAACAATCAAAAAATTTAAATCCTATGGATCAATTGCTTACTATGATGCCTCAGTCCGAAAAAATAGATGAAATAATGCTATGGATAATTCTTATTTGGGTAACTGGTATGATAATTTTTCTTATGCTAAATATAAAAAAGTATGTTAATTTTAGATATTTTATATTGCAAAACCACAGGATTTACAATACGGAACATAGTAATGCACAAATAATCATAAGTAGCAATGCTACAACACCAATGGTAATGGGATTTTTCAATCCAATTGTGGTACTACCAGATGTTCAATTTAAGGATAGAGAACTTATTATGATTTTGTCCCATGAGCTTGTTCATATAAAACGAGGTGACTTACTTATAAAGTTGGTGATTATGATAACAAAAGCAGTACATTGGTTTAATCCAGTAATTTATCATCTCAGTAAGCAGATAAATAATTACTGTGAACTTTCATGTGATGAAAAAGTTGTGAAAAAAATGGATGCTGAAAGCCGAAGAGGTTATGGTCAGATGATACTATCAGTATTGGATTACGGAGTTAAGAAAAGAACTAATATTGGTGATAATTATGTAATTAAATTTTGTAGTAACAAAAATAATGTAAAAAGGAGGTTGTTGAATATTATGAATGGTAAGAAAATGAAAAAATCAATGATTACCCTATCTATTTTTGTATCAGTTTTACTAATTGGAATAGGTGCTTATGTTGCCTATGCTTATGAATCTCAGGTACCAGAAACAAGCAAATTCCATAAGGAGGATTATGATGATTCTGACGTTAAAGTAATGGAAAGCAACCAATCAAATGAATTTTCCCTTGAAGTTGATGTTCCATATCCAATGAAATATCAAGACCCATATGCAGATCCTCCATTGGATATTGACATAGAACCTGGCAAGCAAACTCTAACGGGGGACGAAGCAGAGGCATACTTAAAGTTTAGAAAACCAAATTAA
- a CDS encoding IS3 family transposase, translating into MKINASGHSVEKMCNLLEVSRSGYYDWVGRPSSQREIKHNRILKEIKRIHKKHPVWGVDPIWAEVKEIIPCSRNTVYSIMKKNGIKSKRKTKWKATTNSNHNLAVAPNLLEQNFDIKVPNTVWVGDITYHWTKEGWLYTAIVKDLCTKDVVGYAMSDRMTKELVIKAMEMALKREKPSLGLIFHSDRGSQYCSNDFKDLLKVNHISQSMSRKGNPYDNACAENFFSCLKCECTNFYSFRTREAAKQAIFEYIEVYYNRQRRHAALGWITPAAYNKMWYWNLAG; encoded by the coding sequence ATTAAAATAAACGCTTCTGGGCATTCTGTGGAGAAAATGTGCAATTTACTAGAAGTGTCCCGAAGCGGTTATTATGACTGGGTTGGTAGACCTTCATCCCAAAGAGAAATAAAGCATAATAGAATACTTAAAGAGATTAAAAGAATCCACAAGAAGCACCCAGTATGGGGCGTTGATCCAATCTGGGCTGAGGTAAAAGAAATAATCCCCTGCAGCCGCAACACAGTCTATAGCATTATGAAGAAAAACGGTATAAAATCAAAGCGTAAGACAAAATGGAAGGCAACCACCAACAGCAATCATAATCTAGCAGTAGCACCAAATCTATTAGAACAAAACTTTGATATAAAAGTACCAAATACCGTCTGGGTAGGAGATATTACCTACCACTGGACAAAGGAAGGCTGGCTATATACAGCCATTGTTAAAGACCTATGCACCAAAGATGTAGTTGGCTATGCTATGAGCGACAGAATGACCAAGGAACTAGTTATCAAGGCAATGGAGATGGCTTTAAAGCGTGAGAAACCATCACTTGGATTAATATTTCACTCAGATAGAGGAAGCCAGTATTGTTCAAATGACTTCAAAGATCTGTTAAAAGTCAATCACATAAGTCAAAGCATGAGCCGTAAAGGTAATCCCTATGACAATGCCTGTGCAGAGAACTTCTTTAGCTGCTTAAAGTGCGAATGTACTAATTTTTATTCCTTTAGAACTAGAGAAGCCGCTAAACAAGCTATATTTGAATATATAGAAGTCTATTATAACCGCCAAAGGCGACATGCAGCCTTAGGTTGGATAACTCCTGCTGCCTATAATAAGATGTGGTACTGGAATCTTGCAGGATAA
- a CDS encoding transposase: protein MSSNNNRYDDEFKASAVKMVIEKGRPISAVAKDLGVSEPALRRWIKASTEPEDAASKKLAELEAENKRLKKELDDAKDTVEVLKKSVAIFIKPQK, encoded by the coding sequence ATGTCAAGTAATAACAATCGATATGATGATGAATTTAAAGCCAGTGCTGTAAAAATGGTGATAGAAAAAGGTCGACCAATTAGTGCTGTAGCAAAGGATCTAGGAGTATCAGAACCTGCACTTAGAAGATGGATAAAAGCAAGTACTGAGCCCGAAGATGCTGCTTCCAAGAAATTAGCTGAATTGGAAGCAGAAAACAAAAGACTAAAAAAAGAATTAGATGACGCTAAGGACACAGTAGAAGTACTAAAAAAGTCAGTAGCCATTTTCATAAAACCACAGAAGTAA
- a CDS encoding prevent-host-death protein, with amino-acid sequence MIEIRPIKDLRDTTEISRLCEENKEPIYITKNGYGHLVVMSMETYKDKLAKADLYEKLAEAENQINNGEELLDAEAVFKSLKDRYGK; translated from the coding sequence ATGATTGAAATAAGGCCAATAAAGGATTTAAGAGATACAACTGAAATATCAAGACTTTGCGAAGAAAATAAAGAACCTATTTATATTACAAAAAATGGATATGGACACTTAGTTGTTATGAGTATGGAAACCTATAAAGATAAATTAGCTAAAGCAGATTTATATGAAAAGTTAGCAGAAGCTGAAAATCAAATTAATAATGGAGAAGAACTTTTAGATGCTGAGGCAGTATTTAAAAGTTTAAAAGATAGGTATGGTAAATAA
- a CDS encoding type II toxin-antitoxin system RelE/ParE family toxin, whose product MVNKYSIKMTPRAVADLDNIFKYISEELFAASVAGNILERIEREIMRLKDFPFSCNYVADEYLRNKGYRKLIVDNYIVFYLVEEEKKQAIIMRVLYGKQKYENLL is encoded by the coding sequence ATGGTAAATAAATATAGCATAAAAATGACCCCAAGGGCAGTAGCAGATCTAGATAATATTTTTAAATATATATCAGAGGAATTATTTGCTGCATCAGTAGCCGGCAATATTCTAGAAAGAATAGAAAGAGAAATTATGAGATTGAAAGATTTTCCTTTTTCATGTAATTATGTGGCTGATGAATATCTAAGAAATAAGGGTTATAGAAAATTAATAGTTGATAATTATATAGTATTTTATTTAGTCGAGGAAGAAAAGAAACAAGCTATCATTATGAGGGTTTTATATGGAAAACAAAAATATGAGAATTTACTTTAA
- a CDS encoding MATE family efflux transporter, whose product MKKIKLDFLKYTSLNILAMVGVSIYILADTYFISKALGAIGLTALNLGIVIFTLIQSVGLMVGIGGAIDFTLRKSENNNSQKTSFQSTLFIGLLFSAIFLLISFFFTTQLSLFLGADEDTLALTRIYISTILGFSPFFILNNIVLAFVRNDNGPRLAMIAMIASSFSNIILDYIFMFPLSMGIFGAALATGLSPIISLSILTTHFKYSSKSLRLYKYKLEIKRLVRIMILGLPSFATEFASSITLFTFNIVILKIAGNIGVAAYGVIANVAIIATALFTGLAQGIQPLVSNYYAKSDRNGLRTILNYSLVTTFGLSITIYLIVVIFSNNIVSIFNGQNNEVLATIAEVGLKIYFAGFVFAGINIVLISFFSATSNIIKAMVISILRSSLLLIPVVLLLSALFGIYGVWVSFVITELGVTVLTYLTYSNQLKEKNR is encoded by the coding sequence ATGAAAAAAATAAAATTAGATTTTCTTAAATATACATCACTCAATATTTTGGCTATGGTGGGAGTATCGATTTATATACTAGCAGATACTTACTTCATTTCAAAAGCACTAGGTGCCATAGGTCTTACAGCATTGAATTTGGGCATAGTTATATTTACACTGATACAGAGTGTAGGTCTTATGGTAGGAATAGGCGGAGCTATAGATTTTACCCTTAGAAAATCTGAAAATAATAATTCACAGAAGACCTCTTTTCAGAGCACTTTATTTATCGGACTTCTGTTTTCAGCAATATTCCTCTTGATAAGCTTCTTTTTTACAACCCAGCTTTCATTATTTTTAGGTGCAGATGAGGATACATTAGCCTTAACTAGAATCTATATATCTACTATATTAGGATTTTCGCCATTTTTCATTCTGAACAATATAGTCCTGGCATTTGTTAGAAATGATAATGGCCCAAGATTGGCAATGATAGCTATGATAGCAAGTAGCTTTTCAAATATCATACTAGACTATATATTTATGTTTCCTTTATCTATGGGGATTTTTGGAGCTGCTCTTGCAACAGGATTATCGCCGATTATCAGCCTGTCCATTTTGACAACTCATTTTAAATACAGTAGCAAAAGTTTACGGTTATATAAGTACAAACTAGAAATAAAGAGATTAGTGAGAATAATGATCCTTGGATTACCCTCATTTGCAACAGAGTTTGCGTCATCTATAACACTATTTACTTTTAATATTGTGATATTAAAAATAGCAGGTAATATCGGAGTTGCTGCCTATGGAGTTATTGCCAATGTTGCAATTATAGCCACAGCCCTATTTACAGGATTGGCACAGGGTATACAGCCACTGGTTAGTAATTACTATGCCAAATCTGATAGGAATGGATTAAGGACCATATTAAATTATAGTTTAGTAACTACGTTTGGGTTATCAATAACGATATACTTAATAGTAGTTATTTTTTCAAACAACATTGTTTCAATTTTCAATGGTCAAAATAATGAGGTTCTTGCAACGATAGCTGAAGTTGGATTAAAAATATATTTTGCTGGGTTCGTTTTTGCTGGAATAAATATTGTTTTAATCTCATTTTTTAGTGCAACTTCAAACATTATCAAAGCAATGGTAATATCTATATTAAGAAGTAGTTTACTTTTGATTCCTGTAGTACTACTTCTTAGTGCTCTCTTTGGCATCTATGGTGTTTGGGTATCCTTTGTTATAACAGAATTAGGTGTGACTGTTTTGACGTATTTAACCTACTCTAATCAATTAAAGGAAAAAAACAGATAA